Genomic segment of Xanthomonas sp. DAR 35659:
ACTGGTCGCGCTTGTCGTCGTAGATCAGCACCGAGAAGAAGATCAGCGTCTGCACGGTGTTGAGGTTGTGCACCTCGGCGCTGCGTCCGTCCGGGGCGATCGCGGTGCGCTCGATCTGCCCGCGGGCGTCGGAATTGAGCACCGCCCTGATCTTGAAATGGTGCGAGACCTCCTTGTCCAGGCGATAGATCAGCTTGACCGGTGTTTGCCCCTTGCCGACGGTGATCACGTCCGGCGAGAAACTGTAGAAGTAGCGCCCATGTCCGGCGTTGCCGCCGAACACGACGTGGGCGGCGGTCAGGGTGATGTCGACGATGGCCGTCATGACTTGGTGTTCTCCTTGGGTGGCGGGTCATAGAGAGCGACGAAGCCCGGATGGCGGTAGCCCGCCAGAGACAGCCATGCGAGCGCCTGCGACACGGTCTGGCGCTGGCCCAGATGGACCTGCGCGCGTATCCACGGATCCAGCAACGTCTTGTCGCGCGAGCCGGCCGCGCGCGCATCGAGCAACTGCACAACGCGTTCCCATTCCTCGCGCGCCTCGGCCTGCGCGCCGGCGGCGGCCAGGCGTTCGCCGCGCCACACCCGCGCGTGCGCCAGCGCCGACAGGCCGAGCAGGTCGTCGGGCATCGCCCGGTGCAGGGCCTCCAGCCGCGCGACGATGCGCGCGCTGCGTTCGTGCTCCGCGCGCGCGCCCAGCGGCTGGTTCTGCGCGATGCGCAGCGCGATGACCGCATCCAGCCATTGCCATTCCGGCAGCGGCTGCGCCTGCAGCAGCGGCGCCAGCGCACGCTGCGCCTGCGACAGCTGCCGCAGCGCCGCCTCGTGCTGTCCGCGCAAGGTGGCGACCCAGCCCGCCTGCGCATAGGCGTGGGCCAGGTCGCGGCGCCAGGTGCGGTTGTCCGGCTGCGTCGCGACCAGGGCCGACAGCATCGCCACGCTGCGTTGCGCATCGGCCTGCGCGTCCTGCAGATGCCCGCGCGCCAGCGCCAGATTGGAGGTGCGCAGCAACGAGGTGGCCCAGCGGCGGCGCCAGGCATCGGCATCCGGCTCGCGTTGCACCAGCGCCTGCAGCATCGCCACCTGTTCGCGATAGCCCTGCTCGGCGGCCGCCAGCGCGCCATGGGATTCCTGCGCCGAACTCAGCCAGGACAGGCTGTCGACCAGTTCGTAGCGCACCGCGGCGTTGTCCGGGGCCTGCGCCAGCACCTGCCGCTTCAACGCCACCGAGCGCGCGAACAGCGCGATCGCCGCCTCGTGCCGGCCTTCGCTGCGCGCCAGGCTGCCGAGATTGTTGAGCGCATAGGAGACTTCCAGTTGCCAGCGCGGCTCCCGCGGCGCGCGCCGGGTCAGTTGTTCGGCGGTCGCCAGGTAGGACGTCCAGTACCGCCGCGCCTGCGCCGGATGCTTCTGCTGATAGGCGAGATAGCCCAGCCAGTACGCCGACAGGCCGGTCTCGGCCAAGGCGTCCAGCGAGGCCGGCGTCCCGGCGCTGGCCTGGCGCGCGGTCGCTGCCGAGCGCGCGAACGCGGCCTGCGCCTCGGCCAGGTTGCCCTGGTTCATCAGCACCTCGCCGGCGGTACGCAGGGCGCGCGCATGGTTGAGCAGCTCGGCCGCGCCCATGCTGGTGCTGGGCAGCCGCTCCAGATAGGCCAGGGCGCGGCTGCCGACGCTGTCGAGCAGCTTCAGGTTGCCGGTGGTGCGCAACTGATCGGCCAGGTCGCCGAGCATGTAGCCGACCAGTTGCTGCGCTTCGTCGCGGCGCTGCTCGGCGATCCGTTGCGCCTGCCGCGCCTGCCAACCGAGCAGCATCGACGCGCTGGCCAGCGCCGCCAGCATGCCGGCGGCGCCGCTGTACAGCCAGCGCCGGCGGTCGCGTTGGCGCTCGCTGGCGCGCAGGAAGGCGAGGTCGGTGGCGTCGAGATCGTGCGCCAGCCGTTTGGCCGCCTCGCGCGCCTCGCTCAACGGACGCCCGCTGTTGAGCAGGTGATCGGCGCGCCGGCCTTCGGCCGTCCATCGCTGCGCGGCCTGTCGCAGGCGGTTGCGCGCCTGCAGCAGGCGCCGGTTCTCGTGGATCCAGTCGGCCGCGCGCGGCCACTGCCGCAGCAGGGCTTCGTGGGCGACCGCGAAGCCGGGCCCGCCGACCGCCAGTTCGCTGACGAACAATCGCGCCTGCACGAACGCCTCGGCCATCGCGCGCGCCGCCGGCTCGGCCTGCAGCGCGGACCATGGCACGCGCCGCGAGGTCACCGCGGCGCTGTCCGGATGGATCACGCACAGGCGCGCCAGCACGCTGCCCAGCGAGGCCTGTGCCGGTTCCGCCAGCGCGCGGAACGCCTGCTCGGCATGGTGCGCCAAGGCGCCTTCCAGCCCGCCCAGCGCGCGATACGCGGCGAAGGTGAGCACGCCGTCGGCGGTGCGCCGCTCGTGCAAGGCGTGCAGCGTGTGCTGCAACAACGGCAAGGCGTCGGGCTGGCCGGCGGTGGCGTCGCGCAGCACGTCGTCCAGGCGCCCGGCGCTGTCGCCGTCTTCCTGGAAGCGCAAGCCGGCCATCGCCGCGGGGATGCGGATGATCTGGCCGATCTCGCCGGCGCGCGGCGCCAGCAGATCGACGTGGCCATCGCCACGCTTGAGTTCGGCGACGCCGGGCAGCGACTCGATCAGGCGCGGATAGAAATCGCTGCGGGTCAGCACCAGCACCGCGACCTGGGGCGCGGTGCACAGGGCGCGCAGCGCGGCGTCGAGCGCGGTGCGGTCGGCATCGCCGATGCCGGGCGAGGCCACCGTGGTCTCGGCGTGGTCGATCACCAGCAGCAGGTGGCGGTCGGCCGGCGCGCCGCTGCGCGCCGGCGGGCATTGCCGGATGGCTTCGGCGATGGCCGCGTGCAGGGCCGGCGGATGCTGCAGCCAGGCGGGAAGGGATCCCAGTTGCGCGGGGGAAAACACCGCGCGGGCGTTCGGTGCCCACTGCGCCAGCGCTTGCGCGAGCAGGTCCAGCACGTCGTCGCCGTGGCACATGGCCAGGTTGCAGTACGCCACCGCCAGCGCCTCCAGCCCGTCGAGGCCGCCGGGCTGGCACAGCAGCGGCACCACCCCGGCGCGCAGCAACGAGGTCTTGCCGCAGCCGCTGGCCCCGGACACCAGCACCAGCCCGCGCCGGCTCTGCAACTGCGCGCGCAGCGAGGCCATGATCTGGGCGATGGCGTGGCTGCGGCCGAAGAACACCTCGGCGTGCGCCGGATCGAACGGCTGCAGGCCGACGTAGGGATTGCCCTGTCCCCAATGGCGCGTACCGGGCAGCGTGCCGCGGTAGTCGTCGGGAAAGCTCACCTTCGGCAGCAGCCGATAGCCGCGCTTGCGGATGGTCTCGATGTAACGCGGCTGGCGGCTGTCGTCGCCCAGGCGCCGGCGCAGCTGGGCGATGGTCTTGTGCACCGGGTTGTCGCCGTAGAAGCTGCCGTGCCAGACCTCGATCAGCAACTGCTCGGCGCTGACCACCTCGCCGGCGCGCTCGGCCAGGGCGACCAGCACTTCCATCATGCGCGGCTCCAGCGCGATGTCCGCCCCCGCCTCGATCACCACCAGCCGCTCCGGCTCCACCAACAGCGGCCCGAGCCGAAACCTCGGCACGGCGCCGAGCTGGGTCACCCGCTCGCTTCGCTGCGACATCGCTGAGGGCCTCGGTCCGCGCCGCAGAGGCCATGCCCGCAGGATGACGGACACGATGTCCGCCAGGCCCCCCTGCCGTCGCCAGGCGCGCGTGGCGACGCAAGATCATGTTCCATCGCCCCGCCCGGTTTCATCGACTGCGTCCAGCTTCGTGCGCACGGATGTAGACAGAGTGGGCGCGCGCGCGGCATCGGCCGTGCCGGCGGCGGTGCGCGGACGCGTCCATACGTAGGCGTGTGCAGGCCGCGCCGCTTCATCAACCACGCCGCAGACATTAAGATGCCGCGGGGCATCCAGCCGAGAGGACATCACGTTGATCATCCACCCGAAAGTTCGCGGTTTCATCTGCACCACCACGCATCCGCTCGGTTGCGAGCGCAACGTGCTCGAGCAGATCGCCGCCACGCGCGCGCGCGGCGTACGCGGCGACGGCCCGAAGAAGGTGCTGGTGATCGGCGCGTCCAGCGGCTACGGCCTGGCCTCGCGCATCACCGCCGCGTTCGGTTTCGGCGCCGACACGCTCGGCGTGTTCTTCGAAAAGCCCGGCAGCGAGAAGAAGGCCGGCACCGCCGGCTGGTACAACGCCGCCGCGTTCGACAAGCACGCCAAGGCCGCCGGCCTGTACAGCAAGTCGATCAACGGCGATGCGTTCTCCGACGAGGCGCGCGCCAAGGTGGTCGACCTGATCAAGACCGAGATGGGCGGCCAGGTCGACCTGGTGGTGTATTCGCTGGCCTCGCCGGTGCGCAAGCTGCCGAGCACCGGCGAAGTGAAGCGCTCGGCACTCAAGCCGATCGGCCAGACCTACACCGCCACCGCGATCGACACCAACAAGGACGCGATCATCGAGGCCTCGATCGAGCCGGCCACCGAGCAGGAGATCGAAGACACCATCACCGTGATGGGCGGGCAGGACTGGGAACTGTGGATCGACGCGCTGGAGCGCGCCGGCGTGCTCGCGCCGGGCGCGCGCACCGTCGCCTTCAGCTACATCGGCACCGAGATCACCTGGCCGATCTACTGGCACGGCGCGCTGGGCAAGGCCAAGGTCGATCTGGACCAGACCGCGCAGCGCCTGCACGCGCGCCTGCAGCGCGACGGCGGCGCGGCCAACGTGGCGGTGCTCAAGTCGGTGGTGACCCAGGCCAGCGCGGCGATCCCGGTGATGCCGCTGTACATCTCCATGGTCTACAAGATCATGAAGGAGAAGGGCCTGCATGAAGGCACCATCGAGCAGGCCGACCGCCTGTTCCGCGAGCGCCTGTACCGCGTGGACAGCCAGGCGGCCGAGGTGGACGACGAGAACCGCCTGCGCCTGGACGACTGGGAACTGCGCGACGACGTGCAGGACGCCTGCAAGGCGCTATGGCCGCAGGTGACCACCGAGAACCTGTTCCAGCTCACCGACTACGCCGGCTACAAGCACGAGTTCCTCAAGCTGTTCGGCTTCGAGCGCAAGGACGTGGACTACGACGCCGACGTCGATCCGGACGTGAAGTTCGATTGCATCGAGCTGTAGAGAGCCGGGATTGGGGAATCGGGAATCGGGAATGGAGAGGCGGCCGGCAGCGATGCCGGCCGTTTTTCCTGGTGGTTCGCGTCGCGACTGACGTCGCTCCCACAAGGGCTCGGTCGTCGCGGAAGCTGCGTGCATCGCTCCTGTGGGAGCGACGTCAGTCGCGCTGCGGGAACCTCAGGCCGCCGCCATCGCGCGCGCAGTGCAGGTGCTTAGGAACAAGCCGCCTGCGCTCCGACGCCGCTTGCAGCGCAGGCGACAACGCGAGAAGTGGTGATTGGCGAGGGACCGGTGCCGCGATTCTGTGCGTGTCTTGGCATCGCGGCGATTTCATTTTCCGGTCGCGGCTGAAGCCGCTCCTACACCAGCGCGGCGCCCGCTTTCCTGTAGGAGCGGCTTCAGCCGCGACAGAACAACGACACGCCAGCACCCTCGGCCAGCGCGCAACCCCACCGCAACCGACGCTCTTGCCAATCCCCATTCCCCAATCCCCATTCCCCGCCCCTCACCGCTTCACATCGAACCGCGACGTCCCCACGCAGGCCTGCACCTCATCCGCCGCCAGCGGATGGAAATCGCCCGGCACCGAATGCTTCAGGCAGCCGGCGGCCAGGCCGAAGCGGATCGTCGCGGTGTCGTCCCAGCCCTGGCTGAGGCCATGCAGCACGCCGGCGGCGAACGCGTCGCCGCCGCCGATGCGGTCGACGATGCCGGTCAGTTCCTCGACCGGCGCCTGCGCCACGCCGCCATCGCGGCGCAGCAGCATCGCGCCCAGGCTGTGATGATCCACGCGGTGCGCCACGCGCTGGGTGCAGGCCATCGCCTGCAACTGCGGGAACGCGGCGAAGGCGTCGCGCGCGCCGGCTTCCACCCGCGCCTGCGCGCTGTCCTGCGGGTACTGATGGCCCAGCACCACGCCCAGGTCGCGGTAGTCGGCGAACAGCACGTCGGCCTGCGCCAGCAACTGGCGCAGGATGCCCGGCGCATCGCCGTTCCACGCCTCCCACAGCTTGGGCCGGTAGTTGCCGTCGAACGACACGCGCACGCCGAGCGCGCGCGCGCTGCGTGCCGCCGCCAGCGCCGCCGCCGCGCCCTGCTCGCCCAGCGCCGGGGTCACCCCGGACAAATGCAGCCAGTCCGCGCCGCGCAGCAGCGCCGGCCAGTCGTAGGCATCGGCGCCGGCCAGCGCGAAGGCCGAGCCGGCGCGGTCGTAGGTCACCTCGCTGGGGCGATGGCCGGCGCCGGTCGTGAGGAAGTACAGGCCCATGCGCCCGGGCACGAAGCGTACGCCGCGGGTGTCCACGCCGTGCCGGCGCAGCTCGCCGGCCGCGGCCGCGCCGAGCGGGTTGTCCGGCAGCACGCTGACCATCGCCACGTCGTGGCCGAAATGCGCCAGCGACACGCCGACGTTGGCCTCGGCGCCGCCCACGTGCACCTCCAGCCGCGGCGATTGCAGCAAACGCTCGTGGCCGGGCGCACCCAGGCGCAGCAGCAGTTCGCCGAAGCAGACGATGCGGGAGGCGGTCATGACGATGGGAGTCCTTGGTGGAAAGGAAAGGGCGCCCAGCATGCCGGGGAACGGCGCCCACGGCCAGTGTGGTGACCATCGGTGTCATTTTTCCGGCCCAACGACCCGCCGCATCGCCTGCAACGACCGCATTCCCGCGCCCTTCGCATGCAAAACGCCCCGCAATTCCGGGATGCGATCTGCTGCGCTGCAAGATGCCGCGATGTTTCCCAACTGTTAAGGTCGGTTTTGACCAGCGGTGTCATCCGCGGCGAAACCGAACACCAACGCAGTTCATGGACCCTTGGGAGGGGAGACATGCAATCTCGTACCGAACGCCGGAAGACACCGGTTACCTTGCTCGCGCTGTCCATCGGCCTGGCGCTCCAGGCCGGCGCGCTGCAGGCGCAGGACGCGCCCGCGCAGGCGCCCGCCACCGCCTCCGCCGATGCCACCACCGAACTCGACACCATCGTCGTCACCGGCTACCGCGCCAGCGTGGAGAAGGCGCTGGACATCAAGCGCGCCGAGAAGGGCATGGTCGACGCCATCGTCGCCGAGGACGTGGGCAAGTTCCCCGACACCAACCTGGCCGAATCGTTGCAGCGCATCCCCGGCGTGGTCATCACCCGCGACGCCGGCGAAGGCCGCAACATCTCGGTACGCGGCCTCGGCCCGGACTTCACCCGCGTGCGCATCAACGGCATGGAAGCGCTGACCACGGTCGGCGCCAGCGACCAGAGCGGCGGCACCAACCGCGGCCGCGGCTTCGACTTCAACGTGTTCGCCTCGGACCTGTTCACCCAGATGGTGGTGCGCAAGACCGCCTCGGCCGACGTCGAGGAGGGCTCGCTGGGCGCGACCGTCGACCTGCGCACCGCGCGTCCGTTCGACTACGACAGCTTCACCTTCGCCGCCAACGGCCAGGCCACCTACAACGGCATGTCGCAGAAGGCCGATCCGCGCATCGCTGCGCTCATCGCCAACACCTGGGCCGACGGCACCTTCGGCGCGTTGATGTCGGTGGCCTATTCCGAGCGCCAGGTGCTCGAGGAAGGCAGCGGCACCACGCGCTGGGCCAACGGCCCGAGCAACAACGGCTACAGCCCCACCTCGCCGTTCGCCGCCGCCAACAGCGCCAATGTGTTCAGCCCGCGCATCCCGCGCTACACGCAGATGGAGCACGAGCAGAAGCGCCTGGGCGTGACCGGCTCGCTGCAGTGGAAGCCCAGCGACAGCACCGAGTTCTCGCTGGACGGCCTGTATTCGAAGATCGACGCCAAGCGCTACGAGCACTACATCGAGGCGATCAGCTTCAGCCGCGGCCGCTCGCAGAACGGCAAGCCGGAGATGATCGTGCGCGACGGCTACGTCGATCCGGCCTCCGGCGCGTTGCTGTACGGCCGCTTCGACAACGTCGACGTGCGCTCGGAAAATCGCTACGACGAGTGGAACACGGTCTTCAAGCAGCTCACCCTGAGCGGCGAGCATCGCTTCAGCGACACCTTCAAGATCACCGGCGAAGTCGGCTCGTCCAGTTCCAAGCACCGGAACCCGATCCAGACCACGGTGATCATGGACAAGAACAACGTCGCCGGCTACAGCTACGATTACCGCGACAGCTTGACGTCGCCGGTATTCAACTACGGCATCGACCCGACCGCCGCCAACGGCTGGACGCTGGCCGAAGTGCGCATGCGCCCGCAGGCGGCCAACAACGACTTCGACACCGGCTCGTTGAATTTCGAGTGGAACCTGGGCCCGAACTTCACCCTCAAGGGCGGCGTGCTGGCCAAGAACTACGGCTTCGACACCAAGGAGTTCCGCCGCGCCAACGAGACCTCGGTGCCGACCTTCGCCACCGGCAACCGCATCGTGCCGGTCGACCTGGTCGCGCAGGCCGGGCTGAAGGGCATCGGCGGCGCGCCGTCGAACTGGGCGGTGCCGGACCTCAACGGCATCGCCGACGCGCTCGGCATCTACAGCGGCACCGGCACCTGGACCCTGGCCGAGCGCGCGGTCAACACCCGCAGCGTGGAAGAGAAGGACCGCGGCGCCTGGTTGATGGGCGACTTCGGCTTCGACATCGGTTCGATCCCGTTCTCCGGCAACATCGGCGTGCGCTACGTGAAGACCAACCAGTCGTCCACCGGCTACGCCCTGGTCGGCCCGAACCTGATCAACACCACCGTCGAGCGCGACTATCACGACACCCTGCCGTCGTTGAACCTGGTCGCCGAGATCAGCCCGGACTTCCTGATCCGCTTCGGCGCCGCCAAGGTGATGACGCGGCCCGGCCTGGGCAGCCTGACCCCGGGCGTGACGGTCGCCGTCGCCGGCGGCGCGCGCACCGTCAGCGGCGGCAACCCGAACCTGGACCCGATCCGCGCCAAGACCGCCGACCTCGGCTTCGAGTGGTACCTGCAGGAAGGCGCGATGCTGGGCCTGGCGCTGTTCTACAAGGACATCGACAGCTTCGTGCAGACGGCGCGCACCATCGCCCCGTACTCCAGCAGCGGCCTGCCGGTCAGCCTGCTCGATGGCACCGGCGCGGCGGCCAGCGACGACTTCGTCTTCAGCGTGCCGCTCAACACCCCGGGCGGCAAGCTGAAGGGTGCCGAGTTCAACTACGTCCAGCCCTTCACCTTCCTGCCGGGCAAGTGGGCCAACTTCGGCACGCAGTTGAACTACACCTACGTGCAGTCGAAGATCCAGTACGTCACCGGCACCGGCGCGCTGTCGTTCAACACCGACCTCACCGGCCTGTCGAAGAATTCGTACAACGCCACGCTGTTCTACGAAGGCGAGCGCTTCAGCGGTCGCGTGTCGCTGACCCACCGCGACGGCTACCTGACCCAGGTGCCGGCAACGGAAAGCGGCTTCGACATGCACGGCATGCGCGGCACCAATGTCGTGGATGCCAAGCTGACCTACAAGATCGACGAGAAGATCGACATCAGCCTGGAAGGGTCGAACCTGACCAACGTGCCGTACTACGAGTGGGTGCAGACCAGCGCGACCGGCGCGCAACTGCCGCTGACCTACAGCGAGACCGGCCGCCAGTACGCGATCGGGGTGCGTTACAAGTTCTGAGGGTTGCGTTCGCCGGTGCCGCGCCGCGGCATCGGCGACGCCCCGGCGCCTGCATACTTGCGGGCCGGGGAGGGAGATCGACGCGCGCCGTCGCGGTGCGCGCCGATCGCAAAGGAGCGAGATGAAACAGGCAATTCGCCGTGGCGCCGTCGCCGCATACGATCCATCCGCCCCCTGTAGGAGCGGCTTCAGCCGCGACAGAACCCCACCGCCCCACGCCATCGCGCCACCCACGCGATACTCCACACGCACAGCTCAAAAGCTCCCCAACATCGGCGAGCGCCTCCTGGCCTACGGCCTGGTCCTGCTTTCCTGCCTGGCATTGCCGGCCTTCGCCGCACCCGCACCTAGCACCGCCCCCGAACTCCTGTTCCGCGTCTCCGCCGACCACGGCTTCGACGCCGACATCGCCCAAGGCGATGCCACGCCCAACTTCCGTGACAAGGTCGCCCTCGTGCCCACCGGCGTGAAGGGCAACGCGATCGAATGGGCCGACGATGGCGTGCTCGCCTGGAACGCGCCTGGCAACCTCTACACCCAGCGCGGCACGCTGTCCTTCTTCTGGCGTTCGCGCTATCCCGTGGGCGAAGCCCCGTTCGTGATTTTCCGCGTCGGCTACGCCGACCACAGCAGCTGGGACATGGCCTGGCTGCGCATCGACTGGAACGGCCACGGCTTCGATGCCTTCGTCACCGACGCCAACCTGGCGCGCACCCGCGTCTCCTTCACCCTCGACAAGCACCCGGCGCCCAGCGCCTGGACCCACCTCGCCTTCGCCTGGGACGAAACCCGCGGCGTGCGCTTGTACGTGGACGGCAAGGAAGCCGCGCGCGCCGAGTGCGCGCAGGCCTGCGCTAACGGCGGCTCGCTCGACTTCGATGCCGCACTCGACCAGCTCGGCCTGGCCGGGCGGGTGATGGCCCCGCACCAGGTGCAGAGCCGCTACAACTTCCTGCGCGGCAGCGACTTCGACGAACTCCGCGTCTACGACCGCATGCTCGACAGCGCCGGCGTCGCCGCCTTGGCCAAGTTGCAGGAACCGCGCAGCGCCGAACCATTGCGCGACGATGCCGCGCGCAACGCCTGGCTGCACCGCTACGGCTGGGACCACGGCCGCGCACCGCCCGTGCTGGACGCGCCGTCCATCCGCATCCGCAAGGTCGAATTCGCCGACGCCAAGGACCTCAAGCAGTGGATGTGGAAGGCCACCGACGGCATCGCCGAGACCACCTGGCCCGGCGTCTACAACCGCTCGCGCCTGCCCGGCCGCAACGACTACTTCCAGCTGCCGGACTGGAACGTCTACGTCGAAGGCGGCAAGGCACTGGACCTGGCGCTGCCGGACGAACCGTTCAACCGCATCGAACTGCGCGGCGCCGCCTACGGCGAGGCCAGCTACGCTGCCGCCGGCGCAACGCCCGCGCCGCTGTTCCAGCGCAGCCAGGGCACCGTGCGCAGCGTCGACCAGTTCGAGCGCCGCCGCGGCGGCCACCTGCGCTTCACCAACACCGCGCAGGAAACCCCGATCCAGGAAATCTGGGCCTACGACGTCAGCGCCGGCGCCGCGCCATCGAATCCCAGCGCCACCCTCAGCTACACCGTGCGCAGCGACATCGCGCCGGACTATGCCAACCTCGCCGCGCTGCGCAGTTATATCGACGGCCGCTACCCGCCGGCCGAACGCAGCACCGTGATCGCGCTGCCGAGCAAGGCGCCGGCGCGCAAGCGCGGCGACGAAAAACCCGCCGCGCCATCGCTGCCGATCGTGCACGTGCTGATCCCCTCCAGCCTCGGCGACGCCCCGCCGGACCAACCGTTGATGCGCAGCTGGTCCTACGGCTGGGAGAACATGCACGACGGCCTGGACGGCATCGCCATCGACCTGCCGGCGCTGAACCTGCCGGCCACCCACGACGGCCTGATCCCGCTCAACATCCGCGTCAAGGATCCGATCTGGCCGGCGCGCGACATGCTCGACGTCTCGGTATCGGTGAAACCCGGCCAGGCGCGCACGCTGTGGCTGGACCTGCGCGACCGCATCCTGAGCAACGATAGCCTGATGCTCAGCATCGCCTCCGCCGCGCCCGGTTTCCACGCGCGCGCGCTGGACGGCGCGCAGCTGCGCCTGCTGTTCAAGCCGCGCGACCAGGCCAAGGCCGAACACATCGCCGACCGCTTCAACCAGGTCAAGGACAACTGGGGCTTCCTGGTCGAGGAACACACCACCTCCAAGCGCCAGCGGCTGTACGCGCGCCTGGATGCCGACATCAACGACCTGCTGCGCGTGGACCCGGACAACGCCCTCGGCCGCGAATACTGGAACGACATCAGCTACGGCAACCAGGGCGCGCTGCCGGTGGACCTGCCCACCCCGCCCAAGGGCGTGCCGGCCTGGGCGTTCTGGCAACTGGAAGACCTCAAGGCCACGCGCCGCTACATCAACTGGTGGATCGACCAGCGCCAGGTGGCCTACGGCGATTTCGGCGGCGGCATCTCCGACGATTCCGACCTCACCCAGCAATGGCCCGGCGTGGCCCTGATGGGCGTGGACCCGGACAAACTCAACGCCTCGCTGACCGCGCTGTCCGACTCCAACTACCGCAACGGCATGTTCACCGACGGCCTCTCCACCATCGAGACCGACGAACTGCATTCGTACGAGGAAGGCATCAACATCAACAGCGCCATGCTCTACCTCAACTGGGGCGACCCATTGACGGTGGAACGGCTGATGCGCACGGTGAAGGCCTTCGACCGCATCATCCAGGTCAACCCGCAGGGCCACCTGCTGTTCGCCAGCAACTGGTTCGGCGGGCGCAAGGTCTACCGCGAGCCGAACTGGCAGTGGCAAAAACCCTATTCGTTCCCCATCCTGCACCCCGCGCTGCTGCTGGGCGGCTACAACGCCGACCCCAACAGCCGCCGCATCGTCACCGGCCTGGCCGATGGCTACCTCGCCCACGCCTACACCGACGCCAAGGGCCAGTGGGCGCTGCCCAACGAGATCAACTGGAAAACCGGCAAGACCCGCGGCGGCAACCTGTTCGAAGGCAGCGGCGGCGCCGACACCCTGCACACCTTCTGGGCCGCCTACCGCTGGACCGGCCAGGCGCGCTACCTCAAGCCCATCGACTACCGCGTGGCCAACGCCGGCCCCAACGGCCTGTCGCTGCTCAACGAAAACTTCCTCGACGTGCTCGGCAAGCGCGACAGCTGGGGTGCCGACCTCGCCAAGGCCGCGGCCGACGCGGACGCCAACGACACCCCGGACTTCGCCAATCACGTCGCCTGGGAACAAAGCGGCGACCCGCGCTG
This window contains:
- a CDS encoding LamG-like jellyroll fold domain-containing protein, which encodes MPAFAAPAPSTAPELLFRVSADHGFDADIAQGDATPNFRDKVALVPTGVKGNAIEWADDGVLAWNAPGNLYTQRGTLSFFWRSRYPVGEAPFVIFRVGYADHSSWDMAWLRIDWNGHGFDAFVTDANLARTRVSFTLDKHPAPSAWTHLAFAWDETRGVRLYVDGKEAARAECAQACANGGSLDFDAALDQLGLAGRVMAPHQVQSRYNFLRGSDFDELRVYDRMLDSAGVAALAKLQEPRSAEPLRDDAARNAWLHRYGWDHGRAPPVLDAPSIRIRKVEFADAKDLKQWMWKATDGIAETTWPGVYNRSRLPGRNDYFQLPDWNVYVEGGKALDLALPDEPFNRIELRGAAYGEASYAAAGATPAPLFQRSQGTVRSVDQFERRRGGHLRFTNTAQETPIQEIWAYDVSAGAAPSNPSATLSYTVRSDIAPDYANLAALRSYIDGRYPPAERSTVIALPSKAPARKRGDEKPAAPSLPIVHVLIPSSLGDAPPDQPLMRSWSYGWENMHDGLDGIAIDLPALNLPATHDGLIPLNIRVKDPIWPARDMLDVSVSVKPGQARTLWLDLRDRILSNDSLMLSIASAAPGFHARALDGAQLRLLFKPRDQAKAEHIADRFNQVKDNWGFLVEEHTTSKRQRLYARLDADINDLLRVDPDNALGREYWNDISYGNQGALPVDLPTPPKGVPAWAFWQLEDLKATRRYINWWIDQRQVAYGDFGGGISDDSDLTQQWPGVALMGVDPDKLNASLTALSDSNYRNGMFTDGLSTIETDELHSYEEGININSAMLYLNWGDPLTVERLMRTVKAFDRIIQVNPQGHLLFASNWFGGRKVYREPNWQWQKPYSFPILHPALLLGGYNADPNSRRIVTGLADGYLAHAYTDAKGQWALPNEINWKTGKTRGGNLFEGSGGADTLHTFWAAYRWTGQARYLKPIDYRVANAGPNGLSLLNENFLDVLGKRDSWGADLAKAAADADANDTPDFANHVAWEQSGDPRWLETLYRAETRDKLQSFYMNTEGHWWSDRVESPTVNLQRARLGGVALKRNQTYPGHTVSWRFADPEGAVQVALLLPKPRQDRFTVIGYNTGGKAQRAQMTGWNVAAGQWRMRSGIDRDGDGKIDGKADTREFAFEKSGAVDVEFPAGKTVVMEFELAAPAALPVEQRPDLGIGRSDVRVSADAIEVTVHSLGHADAPAGFVVLEDARGRELARAAFPALGAPRDLEPRTANVRLALPDSESIKGARLRVVTGGEMVEATQRNNMLELR